The Astyanax mexicanus isolate ESR-SI-001 chromosome 6, AstMex3_surface, whole genome shotgun sequence region ATAGAGTCAAACATGAGAATGAAGTCCCAGATACACTCAGAATGAACTCACGTATACAACCATAAAAaatagtggaaaaaaaaaacgtccacaAGCATCCTCGTTCCAAACACATTCCCTTAGAGTTTCACGTTATGTTACATGTTCACATTATTTATTGACTGTATCTAAGAATATCaaagatattttaaatgtaactgaacatattaaatattatataaaataaaatacaatgacttaaaacatattttgtatagACTAGTTCATAAAATCAGTCCGTCAACTAGGTTGCCTGTAGGGATTTTTCATGGTGCCTCATCTACCCATCACTACTAATaggaaaaagtgtaaaaaacttGAGTAATAGAACAACAAAATATCCCGCTATATCcactggtggaacgtgtcccaattgacaaagtgaaacatttgtgtaggattaggtgttctgtccgaaagacttacgatttgcacttttaattgccgtggaacagatttgggatagttttatctcctgtgtgaatgcgctggtgttttttgagattacgctctgtataaaaacacttctcacactctaagcagtaatatggttttactcctgtgtgaatgcgctggtgatttttgagataaCTCTCTGTAGAAAAACACTTCTCACACTctaagcagtgatatggtttctctcctgtgtgaatgcgctggtgtattttgagagtactctgttgcttaaaactcttcccacagtcagagcagtgatacggtttctctcctgtgtgaatgcgctggtgatttatGAGAttaccctgttgattaaaactcttcccacagtcagagcagtgatatggtttctctcctgtgtgaatgcgctggtgatttgtgagatgactctgtttagtaaaactcttcccacagtctgagcagtgaaacggtttctctcctgtgtgaatgcgctggtgtaatttgagattactctgttgattaaaattcttcccacagtctgagcagtgatacggtttctctcctgtgtgaatgcgctggtgatttttgagattactctgttgcttaaaactcttttcacagtctgagcagtgatatggtttctctcctgtgtgaatgcgctggtgatttttgagactactgtgttcagtaaaactcttcccacaatctgagcagtgatacggtttctctcctgtgtgaatgcgctggtgacttttgagactactctgttcagtaaaactcttcccacagtctgtgcagtgacacggtttctctcctgtgtgaatgcgctggtgtattttgagagtactctgtttagtaaaacttttcccacagtctgagcagtgatacggtttctgtcctgtgtgaatgcgctggtgttttttgagatcactctgtttggtaaatctcttgacagagtgctgatgtttctccatgtcgggacttggcttcatttgtctgttaaatgtatcaaacaatttctgttttctggagattcttcaggacagCTTCTGCTTCGCctttttcagcagtttaacattgcttttagtaaaatatcctggttgttggtgttgaatttcaggagaatattttcatttctggaaaaaacaaagaaaaatgcagttgaataataaaataaaagtaggtCAATTAATTGAAGAGAACTGCCTAATTCAGTTACATTATATTGACAAAACTACtcggacatcttcatattaccataaaagcttctgtactgtacctggtggtcctccagccactagagggaggccacattTTGGCACACATGATTTTGATGTATCATAATGTCAAGTTTGTAATATGTAATAATTAACaggcggacttttattttgacggaaaagttctggagctgctgctgcaccAGACATTCCAAAACACGCCCCTTGTTCACCACGCAGAATAAGGAGTAAAGCGCTCAGCGGATCAGATCCACATTCAGACTAAAGAACTCAAGAACAGGAGGATCTGTTCTGGTTCTGACTCGCTATCAGTCTGAAACCAGAAGCAGATCCATGCTGAGACTGGACCGCTGTGCATTTGGAGACCCTGGTTGTATGACGGATCCAGATcagatttaacccacatttatctcagatttagtttagatcaggggtctcaaagtaccggcccgcgggccacatccggtccgcgacgcggtttcatacggcccctcacgggttaacaaaataagcatacatctggcccgcaattcaatgtaattatttatgctttattatgttcgttttcatattttatcttaacttgtattttggtgtgtgtgtgtgtgtgttttttgtttttttttgcttacgctgctttgcctgctttaatagtcttcagtagccttcaacagtctaaccttgctgctgtggtgtgtccactaaactccgtagttataaacatcctgaggttagcagcgcactaactgacctgtttataatgtaatcccagcagtgcctccgtgatgactgttttaaactgctgctgttagctgcttgggctgaaagacgaactgtagagagctgtattatccggttagtggggttattttatttcatacacagaagaacttaaaatttttaaaaacgctccagactggctcagctgagctctgtagcccgtggctgggctgtagctctgactcagtaaagactgcgggcttgtgctgctgcagctcccactagtggttggatgaggaaatgctaaatctgaggaaatgctaaatctgtcaaatgttcttaacagctcacaattttttattttatttttattaagccttatttcagtatcaaacgttttgctcaaagttaatataacttgtattttatgtcatttctattcacttgactagtttggttcttgattgatggagtttttggatttcataacatgacaaattaaaaggatttatgttaatagagcaactgtaatatttgattgaataaataatatattgagagttatttaacattaaggagtaattatattcattttatattacatctggttacattttcttatatttataagttacatctggccctcagaggacagccaatatgccaatgtggcccttggccaaaatgagtttgagacccctggtttagattaatctcaggtgtgtgttagtgatgtgggggagggagggcaggagtgtgaggagtCGTTATCCTTTGGATAATCTGTAAAGCCCCCCTATCcccagctccgcgaccccctactCAAACCCCCCACCTGTGTCTGTGGGTCAGAggcagactgctgagcagagctaggagaagatccagtgctggtggtgtaaatgctgcacatgctgatggtgctgaaggtggtgttggaGTGTTGGGTGTAGCAGTGAATGTACAACAGCGTgttgaagacagagagagagagataaggaaaaGATAAGGAATATTAATACAGAACAATACAGAAGAAAAGGAACATTATGACATCACTCTTTGAGCAACTTTACATTgttaaaaatacacaatttaacaaccagcATCATATATTACAGACAAACTTCTAAAAGCCACCGATTTTTACTATTTGCCTAGAATAAACCATGCTGTCAGTAGCTCaaagaaatgtttttctttataatgctacttttattaaagagttgtGTCCTGATtcagaatatattgataaagtgCCAGCGCAAAACTGTCTTttccagcaacactagttttagtacaatttcttaccttttcttttattatctatattatttaatgtgtttcagtttcaaaaagcttttaattagttttatattctttattttctcaaactagtttatagtattttatttacacactcaaaacggatttttattaaattttaatgggacgtttattttgacagaaaatctTTTGGGATTCTGGCCAAGTGTTGCTAGAATCACAAAGGTCCTCTCCGTGAAGCTCAGGCTCCTCCAGGTTAtggagagccccgcccactactaAAACTCTCATTTGAAACGCTGTATACTAAATAGGAAAGAAAATGTACCcctgtatttccattttctaaaactaatgtttttattcagtagatttactagcattactgctactgtttaAAATGATTACAACTGCagattaaaagctttaataattatctctgcggtgattAAATAGttaaagttgttctgttttttttaaagagtaaaaaaaaaattctataaagtatcagtcatttaaaaattattattttgctattccagtacaaacttttttttaatctaaattttatttaaaacattatggttacattttctttgcatttaccttcttgatgtcctgcagattcttgaaaaggagatcgtactgcagaggatcttgtttgttgctcaccttgtctaaagtctttctatttatgtattctgaaagctttccataaattgaggtcattcacagctcctccctgtaaaatcactctctgacatcacaatagaccatcctgatttctgtatagaagggtacttcacacttgtaaaagaatTTTAACTTCATATGCTAAtttcagttttaaactaattaaatgtaaaataaataagatttgttTAAGAGTTATTGGTTTATAGAATGATAaaaacttttttcactttttcaaaattagtccagcaagcattctcattctgctacaaaaattagccaatttagacagacttatttttacatattaaaggaagaagttactgatgttgagactatttgggccagattatatctggttctgtatagaaatataagacaaacacatctggttgcttgagtcacttaaaactaccccaacaaaaaGCACTTACCAAATTGtactcaaaggtcagaactattgttaaagtagaaattgtgagatgttttttttcaatacaaagatccattagaactaagaaatcttcaggatccTTTTAATATGtaagagtgatttacaccaagaaaccatATGTTAACAAATGCTTCTTAAATTGTTTAGTTATATTGGTATATATTATTATGAAATTAAGTAgtccatattttatttaaaatagaataataaactttgattactgaaaatgaacagaataaggtgagctttcacttaattgatcaatagtaccattttgactaccccaaagagaaacACTTACTCCTTGtaataaataatcaatgcttcactttgtgatggtcaccatggaaatttgacaaaatattgacaaaatttaccatgcaagttaaaactgttcaaaaatttacaccaaattggtacaacctttttaacactgtatgtaataaatgctaaagttgtaccagatggacttggtcctgtTGTTGGTAAACCTTAAGTGATGCctcaacttgttagcacttacatttcaatttaagtaagatggctacagttagagtgacacacctccctcctgtaagccgcttcatctccgccactAATACGTCCTATCACTGCGGTGTCATCTGCGAACTTCATGATGTTGTCCTTATGGGAagcgacacagtcgtgggtgaacagggtgtagaggatagggctgaggatgcatccctgtggggtgcctgtgtaggtggtgatactggctgaagtcctgtctcCAATCCTGACAGACTGAGGCCTGCCAGTCAGAAAATCCAACAGCCAGCTGCAAAGGGTGGGGTGCAGGCCGAGTACAGACAGTTTGTTTGTGAGTTTGCGAGGAATGACCGTGTTAAAGgcagaactgtagtccacaaagagcatcctgatgtaggagtctttgttttccaggtgggaGAGGGAGTAATGGAGGGCAGCAGCAATGTGTCCGAGGTGGATCTGTTGGGAcgtactgcagggggtccagggTATTTGGTATGATGCACTGGATGTGAGCCAGAACCactctctcaaagcacttcataatgatcggagtgagtgctactggcctgtaatCATTCAGGCAGGTAGGGAGGCTCTTCTTGGGAAGGGGGGCAATAGTTGTGTTCTTGTAGCATGTGGGAACAATACTCTGGCTGGGGGAAAGATTAAAAATGGAGCTGAAAGCGTTAGCCAGTTCGTTAGCACATGCTCTGAGGGCCCTTCCAGGAATGTTGTCCGGTCCGGCTGCCTTGCGGGGGTTGATCTTCCTCAGAGCTCTGCATACCTGGCCTGATGATACTGTCAGGGGGGAGAAGGGGGGTGTGgagggctgagtgtgtgtgtgtgtgtgtgcctctcgGTGGTAGTGCTGGGAGTTTCAAAGCGGGTGTAAAAGGTGTTGAGGTCATCTGATAGGGTGTCTGCAGAGCTCAAGGTGCTGGTGGTGGTCttgtagtctgtgatgtgctgcaggccttgccacatctgcctggagtcagcagtggagtagaagccatccagtttctccctgtactgcctcttgGCTGCTGTGATGGCCTTCCTCAGTCTGTACTTTGCAGCTTTCTCATTGCCTGATTTAAATGCAAGGGAGTGAGCACGCAGCATGTGTCGTACCTGACTGTTGAtccagggcttctgattggggaatCTCTTCACTTGTATGGTGGGCACGATGTTATCCATCTGGAACTTTATCtgagagccaggtctcggtgaaaatAAGAGTGCAGCACTCTCTTAATTCCCGCTGTGATGTAATCCTCGCTCTCAGCTCGTCCAGTTTGTTTTCCACCTTAGCTAACAGGAGGCTGGGTAGCGGTGGTTGGCTAGCGCAAACCTTTAGCTTAGCATGTAGCCCTCCTCTCCTGCCTCGCCTGTGTTGCCGCCTGCGAAGCGCTCTCCTTGGTTCAGCGCACTCGCTTGGGATCGGTGCCGCTGGGTCTTCCTGGCGGCCGAGGCTGTGGGAGCGAACAATGGGTTGCAGCTCCGGTGGAATAAAGCCAGTAAATCCACAATTACTGTGTGATGCGATGTCCAACAGAGTTTGTCTGTCATATACTAGCAGTGCACGGTATTTGTGTACTGCTAAGAGAGCAtaaaaagtccaaaaaagaagataaaaacagcaaactaGAGCAGAGCGAGCAAACACGTCCGCCTCGGGGGGCGCCATGATGCACAAGGGCTAGGATGGTCAGATGGTCAGAAACATGTATAACATTTTGATGACCCTGGGACTTACTACGGGCGAGATATATAGTTGTAAcccatttatacacatatacagtatatatatatatatatatatatatatatatatatatatatatgtgtgtgtgtgtgtgtgtgtgtgtattatcttTTTTCAAGTTCATAACTCTAAACACAAGGGTTACTGCcgaaaaaaaatgcttaatttgATCCGCCTAGTGGCCCTGTACAACCTAACAGTAGTTTGGTCAATGTGCGACTTACAGGTCTTCTTTAATTAGCAAAAAATCACTTTGGTGAAGAAAGACACGTATGTGACTATATTCCCTAACTCCTCAACCATTAGAGTTATGTTAAAAAATTGCATTATTTGGTCCTCCAAGTCACCCTGAACAACCTAGTTTGGTCAATGTGCGACTTACAGGTCTTCTTTAAGTAGCAAAATAACACTTTGTTGAACAAAGACACTTTTGTGAACACATAAGTTCCTAACCATAGGGTAAGTAATGTTATTCAAACTACTATTAGTTTACcttatttaccttcttgatgtcctgcagattcttgaaaaggagatcgtactgcagcacatcttgtttgttgctcaccttttctaaagtctttctatttatgtattctgaaagcttttcataaatttaggtcattcacagctcctccctgtaaaatcactctctgaccaTCCTGAgctctgtatagaagggtacttcacacttgtaaaagaatttagaaattcatatgcaaatttcagtttaaaactaataaattgtaaaataaatatgatttgtttgagtttatttgggatggtaaaaacttcttaaacttttccaaaatgagtccAGCAGGCATTCTCATTCTGCTACAAAATATTCGCcaatttgacagattttttttgtacatattaaaggaagaagttactgatgttggagagtATTAAggccagattatatcaggttctgtgtagtaATATAAGATAAACACCTCTGGTTGCTTGTATCACTTAAAACTACCACAAAAAAttgcacttactaattactatggaaaggtcagtgccgttgttagagcaccaattgtatcattgattccagtagacacttttttatctaaatttcatttaaaatattatgattacattttctttgcatttaccttcttgatgtcctgcagattcttgaaaaggagatcgtactacAGATGATCTTGTTTGTtgttcaccttgtctaaagtcttactatttatgtattctgaaagctttccataaattgaggtcattcacagctcctccctgtaaaatcactctctgacatcacaatggaccatcctgatttctgtatagaagggtacttcataCTTGTAAAAGAATTTGAAATGTTATATGCAAATATCAGCTTAAACTAATGaactgtaaaattattattttttaagaaatgatTTGTTTATAGGATGGtgaatatttttaaaacttttacaaaataagtccagcaagcattctcattctactacaaaatattagccaattttgacacatttttgtACACAGTTAAgtaagaagttactgatgttgagactatttgggccagattatatcaggCTCTGTGTAGAAATTTAAGACAAACACCTCAGCCTGCATGGACTTATTCACACAAAATGCACAACACTAACATTGGTTTAAAAATAGAATTGTCtttttaagaaatgttttactaaatatgttgtaaaaaaaaaagaagtgttttattattattttaattttaaagtttttaaagaaaTGCTTGTTATGCTCATGCAAAATTTCTAATTTGTTTATATACtgattttatgtgtttattgggttttaaatgtgaaaaaagatgtggtgtactgtataaaaaatgaaataaaaatgaaatgaaattaaataataagcttaataataaagtgttttttaaacagaTTGTGCTGTTTGTTTCTGCATCTTCTTGGGGAATGCATGGATCTGTGAATTATTGAGCCACTGCAtgtgatatagatatagatatagaagaCAGTAATTTTTTTAAACCTGACAGTAAAAGCTTTAAACCTGCTTATTAAGAAATTACAGCAattaaataattgcaaaattactttcttttcttttagaaTCGATGTGATTTTACATTTCCATGCTATATATTGCTTGAATAATTATATCATGTAACATAATTACGCTGTTATTTAAATGTCAACCTTCAAATAACAGACTATTTatgtattaatacagtattttacagatttttagaATGTTTACTAACGCTAGATTTactaatgctagtaaatctactgaataaaaaacattagttttagaaaatggaaataaaggGGTATGTTTTCTTTCCTAGTTTAGtaaaatactttgttctactttgtaaaattaaaggaaaacccccagagaagtagttatgcagtgttttaaatgagagcgttagctgtttagctccattcagctccatgcattgaggactccctcgcggactccctctagcggtgatggggtataatgtgatatagcgggggagggggcggggctctacataacccggatgatgCTGAGCTTCCGGTgtctgtagctggagaggaggaagagcaggatcagctgaactacagaaggtatggagagatctctctcttgctcacaaCACTTGCTGTTcaacattcactcctacaccaccaccaccttcagcatgtgcagcatttacaccaccagcactggatcttctactagctctgctcagcagtctgcctctgacccacagacacaggaggggggtttgagtagggggtcgcggagctgggGATAGGGGGGCTTTACAGATTATCCAAAGGATAACGactcctcacactcctgccctccctcccccacatcactaatacacacctgAGATAAACCAGTTGGAAATTCCTGTGGAAATTCCTTCTTAAGTTTGTGTGTTCTTAAGTCTCTGCTCATTTATTAGTTAttctagtttagtttagtttcaaattttccTTCTTCTAAATCCGGTAGCATTGTGATTCTAGCAACGCTTGGCCAGAGTCCAAAACGAtttcatgtcaaaataaaagtcgttTTTGAGGCTGTAAATGAAATATGTTACTTGTTTAATAACATGTAgagtttaaaactaatttaaagctTTTCaaaatttataaacatttaaataacgtagataataaaagaaaaagtaagaaatcctactaaaactagtgttgctgggtaatacagtatTGCGCTGGcactttatcaatatattctgattcaggagacataactctttaataaaagcagcattataaagaaaaaatatatattctttcagccactgacagcatgttaTATACTAGATGAATAGTATAAATCTGTGGATTTCAGTCTTCAGGACTAGAttccataagacctaaaaacactgtagctagcggactctacagcgccccctaattggttcggctaataaattatCTGTGGAGGTGTAAAACTTTCTCcaatattttctcattttagtagGAACATAGAAACTATGATCCTGCACATATCTGCCATTTGCTTGTATtagctccacccaacaggaagtcggccatattggaatttgtgaaataCTGGaaacgcaacactaaaccaaatggAAACAATGACACGATCAGAgcacagattattgaaaattcatgaaacttaaaaaaaacacaagagacatcattagcaACACTAGCTTTAGTACAGTAAAACCTCTAAAATCCACAGATTTTTATTATTCgctagtataaaacatgctgtcaatGGCtaaagaaattattattttttaattttttattttaaatactgatAACATTTACAATAAATGTACATCAAATAACCATGCTTAAAACAGTTACAAATGTATAATGGTTGTTGAATGCCTAGTTATTAAAATGACAAATGCTTAAACATTCTTTATTATGAAAATTCTTTAAACTATTGGCTCAAATCATAATTAATAACagaatgtattatatttttacttcaaaatgccaaatatttctcaacccaaatattcttttcaggtttttccaTTCTTTGGGTATATAATGCTGGTTGTgaagttgtgtatttttttaaacaatgtcaaattgctcaaagtgtgatgtgacttcttattcttattgtcacattcatgtattattattattattattattattattattactacagtgTTTTATTACACAGCATGGGCATAGATACTTCCATTTGCTAACatgttttctgtgtattaatacagtaaaatatggaATTTTCTGTTAAATTAACAAGCTAATCGACGTTATTTGAAACAAACCTGTGTGGCAGAGTGAAATTCCACTTCTTACCTGCCTTAAGTCcgcttgtaaaatattaaatgtaagaactgaagatttagtgattatagtgtGGAGAAGTTCAGGTAAGAGGTGGAATTTCACAAAGTAACGTTAATTGGctcactgatttaacagaaaacttgctatttctctgtaataataaacaagAAATTACAATatctttagccccgctgtttttaagaaatcccagttaaaccattcctgtggaatacagtctccagctgctcctttactaatactttaataataataataataataataataataataataatgtgaaaataataagaaataataaaaagaatcacATTTTGGGCAACTTTAcataaaatacacaatttaacaacTCGCACCATATATTTACAGGATGGAAAAAACTAAATTGTAGAAACTAACATTTTGCTTTATGAAGTAAAATGCATCAGAATTAGTGGATTTTTTAACATTTGTCCACAGTTTCTAAAAtaaattgttacattttttacaagacattcacatattactaaattacaatttttttttttaatgtagtggaTCTTGTTAATTTATTATGATCCGAGTCTTTAGTTTAAGGAATTTTATGGTAAATAATGTCAACTATTGTCATCTAATAACTAGTTGAAGCATTAATCAACAATTTTACAATGTTTGTTACTGTTGTAAGCACGGTTAATTGATGTAAACTTAATGTtatctgtattttttaaatattttgttaaacatgTATAGATGTGTCAAACAACGTGATTAAatttttaataaaagtaacattttaaagaaaaatatttttcagctgctgacagcatgttttCTACTGTACTATTTCACAATAGTACAATGGATTAAGAATGGCATAAAAGTaaagaagcttttatggtaatatgaagatgtcccagtagttctgtctgtatagtgtaactgatttaggaaGTTCTCTATAGTTAATTGACTTGCTTTTAGTACAGGGCTATGTGGATTAAAAACTATATCtccatatttttttctgaattgcgatATACAATATACATCTCGAtattttttcatcccataaggtaatatctaaaagatacttttgagacaaagctacatgtttcaaattttatattggtacttttataattcagtgccgtatcctgtatattagagtagcctagcagttctagcagcattttatataatcaacaactgaaagtcattttaaattatactaattataaatGGGTTTTGCCGCGGAGCGGGGCTAGGGGAGGCTGCACAAAGACAGCGGGAGAACT contains the following coding sequences:
- the LOC111188306 gene encoding zinc finger protein 239-like is translated as MKPSPDMEKHQHSVKRFTKQSDLKKHQRIHTGQKPYHCSDCGKSFTKQSTLKIHQRIHTGEKPCHCTDCGKSFTEQSSLKSHQRIHTGEKPYHCSDCGKSFTEHSSLKNHQRIHTGEKPYHCSDCEKSFKQQSNLKNHQRIHTGEKPYHCSDCGKNFNQQSNLKLHQRIHTGEKPFHCSDCGKSFTKQSHLTNHQRIHTGEKPYHCSDCGKSFNQQGNLINHQRIHTGEKPYHCSDCGKSFKQQSTLKIHQRIHTGEKPYHCLECEKCFSTESYLKNHQRIHTGVKPYYCLECEKCFYTERNLKKHQRIHTGDKTIPNLFHGN